One window of the Emcibacter sp. genome contains the following:
- a CDS encoding LysR family transcriptional regulator produces MNETPPPKFHLDWNLLRTFAVIVQCQGISRAAAALNLTQPAISSALRRLEEQVGHQLIRRGGTVFDVTAEGRLLYRESQEILVRISRINEVLSDTSEEIRGVIKLAVASHVVFPFLDRLLKDFHDKYPNVRYQIEVDKSAHIAESLLMNTVTAGICLVYQEHEKLEYQHFFTEYFGLFCGKEHRYFGQDDIAVKDICKENFVSFQTDQMDDALWPVALMRNQNRMTGKIVGTSPNLEEVRRLITAGIGIGPLPIHSVEVDVERGLLWQLPPYSDTPSVDVYVCTNPSCRYSRAESLFLDFLINSIALLTEEKKKLPQNPKQITT; encoded by the coding sequence ATGAACGAGACTCCACCACCCAAATTTCATCTGGATTGGAATCTGCTGCGCACATTCGCTGTGATCGTACAATGCCAGGGAATTTCACGCGCAGCAGCGGCGTTGAACTTAACACAACCGGCTATAAGCAGCGCCTTGCGCCGGCTTGAAGAACAGGTGGGTCATCAGCTTATTCGGCGAGGCGGTACAGTATTTGACGTTACTGCGGAAGGTCGCTTGCTTTATCGAGAGAGCCAGGAAATATTGGTCCGCATAAGCCGCATCAATGAAGTTCTTTCGGATACAAGTGAGGAAATAAGGGGGGTAATCAAACTGGCGGTTGCCAGCCACGTCGTTTTTCCTTTTCTTGATCGGTTGCTTAAGGATTTTCATGACAAATATCCAAATGTTCGCTACCAGATCGAGGTAGACAAAAGTGCTCACATTGCGGAATCATTGTTAATGAATACGGTGACAGCGGGCATCTGTTTAGTATATCAGGAGCATGAGAAGCTGGAATACCAGCATTTTTTTACCGAATATTTTGGATTGTTTTGTGGCAAGGAACACCGTTATTTTGGACAAGATGATATTGCGGTAAAAGATATTTGCAAAGAGAATTTTGTCTCTTTTCAGACAGACCAGATGGATGATGCCCTGTGGCCTGTTGCTTTAATGCGTAATCAGAACAGGATGACAGGTAAAATAGTCGGAACCTCACCAAACCTGGAAGAAGTGCGGCGACTTATCACTGCCGGTATTGGGATCGGACCTTTACCTATCCATTCCGTTGAGGTGGATGTTGAACGGGGACTATTATGGCAGCTTCCGCCCTATAGCGATACACCATCTGTTGATGTATATGTATGCACCAATCCTAGTTGTCGCTATTCTCGAGCAGAAAGCTTGTTTCTGGATTTTCTGATTAATAGCATAGCGTTACTTACCGAAGAAAAGAAAAAACTTCCACAAAATCCCAAGCAAATAACGACTTAG